From the Manihot esculenta cultivar AM560-2 chromosome 3, M.esculenta_v8, whole genome shotgun sequence genome, one window contains:
- the LOC110611332 gene encoding aminopeptidase M1 isoform X2 — protein MDHFKGQPRLPKFAVPKRYAIRLKPDLSACTFAGSVSVDLDIVDHTKFIVLNAGDLSVHSSSVSFTSSKQVFQPVKVELVEADEILVLEFAETLPVGVGILKIDFDGVLNDKMKGFYKSTYEHQGEKKNMAVTQFEPADARRCFPCWDEPACKAKFMITLDVPSELVALSNMPVLEEKVDGPLKTVSYQETPIMSTYLVAVVVGLFDYVEDYTSDGIKVRVYCQVGKANQGKLALNVAVKTLELYKEYFAVQYALPKLDMIAIPDFAFGAMENYGLVTYRETALLFDDKNSAAANKQRVATVVAHELAHQWFGNLVTMEWWTHLWLNEGFATWVSYLAADSLFPEWKVWTQFLDQITEGLRLDCLEESHPIEVEINHASEINEIFDAISYRKGASVIRMLQSYLGAECFQRSLASYIKKHAYSNAKTEDLWTALEEGSGEPVNELMNSWTRQKGYPVVSVKLKDQKLEFEQSQFLASGSHGDGQWIVPITLCCGSYDVHKNFLLQTKSETLDAKDSRLAEIGSAWIKLNVHQTGFYRVKYDEELSARLRYAIEKKYLTETDRFGILDDSFALCMARHQSLTSLLTLMDAYREELEYTVLSNLINLSYKVTSIVADATHELSDYVNQFFINLFQYSAEKLGWDPIQGESHLDAMLRGEILTALAVYGHDPTLNEASRRFHAFVDDRNTPLLPPDIRKAAYVAVMQRVSPSSRLGFDSLLRVYRETDLSQEKTRILSSIASCPDPNIVLEVLNFVLTSEVRSQDAVFGLAVSKEGRETAWAWLKDKWDHIEKTWGTGFLITRFVSAVVSPFASFEKAKEVEEFFAGRTMSSIARTLKQSIERVIINAKWVQSIQNEKHLAEAVKELAYRKY, from the exons ATGGATCACTTCAAAGGACAGCCTCGCCTCCCGAAATTCGCCGTGCCGAAACGCTACGCCATCCGGCTGAAACCTGACCTATCCGCTTGCACATTCGCTGGTTCTGTTTCCGTCGACCTCGACATCGTCGACCACACCAAATTCATTGTTTTGAACGCCGGAGACCTCTCAGTTCACTCCTCCTCTGTTAGCTTCACCTCATCTAAA CAGGTTTTTCAGCCAGTGAAAGTTGAATTGGTAGAAGCAGATGAGATATTGGTGTTGGAGTTCGCTGAGACACTTCCAGTTGGGGTGGGAATCCTCAAAATTGATTTCGACGGAGTTTTGAATGACAAAATGAAGGGATTTTACAAAAG TACTTATGAGCATCAGggtgaaaagaaaaatatggCGGTTACTCAGTTTGAGCCAGCTGATGCTAGGAGATGTTTCCCTTGTTGGGACGAGCCCGCTTGCAAG GCCAAATTCATGATCACATTGGACGTGCCATCTGAATTGGTGGCTCTTTCAAATATGCCAGTCCTTGAGGAGAAGGTGGATGGACCTTTGAAGACTGTTTCTTATCAGGAAACACCTATCATGTCTACCTATTTGGTAGCTGTCGTCGTTGGTTTGTTTGATTATGTTGAAGATTACACATCTGACG GGATCAAAGTTCGAGTGTATTGTCAAGTTGGGAAGGCGAATCAAGGGAAATTAGCATTGAATGTGGCTGTGAAGACTCTTGAATTATATAAAGA ATATTTTGCTGTTCAATATGCTCTTCCCAAGTTGGATATGATAGCAATCCCCGACTTTGCTTTTGGGGCCATGGAGAATTATGGATTAGTTACATATCGTGAGACAGCCTTGCTCTTCGATGATAAAAATTCTGCTGCTGCTAACAAGCAGAGG GTTGCTACTGTTGTTGCACATGAGCTGGCACATCAGTGGTTTGGTAATCTTGTAACAATGGAATGGTGGACTCATTTATGGCTCAATGAGGGGTTTGCAACATGG GTGAGCTATCTAGCTGCTGATAGCTTGTTTCCGGAGTGGAAGGTATGGACTCAGTTTCTTGATCAAATTACTGAAGGTCTTAGGCTTGATTGCCTTGAAGAATCCCACCCAATTGAG gtgGAGATAAATCATGCCAGTgagattaatgaaatatttgatgCGATAAGTTATCGAAAAGGTGCCTCTGTTATTCGAATGCTGCAAAGCTATCTTGGTGCTGAATGCTTTCAG AGGTCTCTTGCCTCATACATCAAAAAGCATGCTTACTCAAACGCAAAGACAGAAGATTTGTGGACTGCCCTTGAGGAGGGATCCGGTGAGCCTGTGAATGAGCTAATGAATTCATGGACAAGGCAAAAGGGGTACCCTGTTGTGTCTGTGAAACTTAAAGATCAGAAATTGGAATTTGAGCag TCACAATTCTTGGCAAGTGGTTCCCATGGAGATGGACAGTGGATTGTCCCAATAACTTTATGCTGCGGCTCATATGATGTGCATAAGAATTTCTTATTGCAAACAAAATCTGAAACCCTTGATGCTAAGGATTCCAGACTGGCAGAGATCGGAAGTGCTTGGATAAAACTTAATGTACATCAGACTGGTTTCTACAGGGTGAAATATGATGAGGAACTCTCTGCTAGACTTAGATATGCCATAGAGAAGAAATATCTGACTGAAACAGACAGATTTG GTATTTTGGATGATTCATTTGCCCTTTGTATGGCTCGTCACCAGTCTTTGACCTCGCTGCTCACTCTGATGGATGCTTACAGGGAGGAACTCGAATATACTGTGCTGTCTAACTTGATTAAT TTAAGTTATAAAGTTACAAGTATTGTAGCAGATGCAACCCATGAATTATCAGACTATGTTAACCAATTTTTCATTAATCTTTTCCAGTATTCAGCAGA AAAGCTTGGCTGGGATCCTATACAAGGTGAAAGCCATCTTGACGCAATGTTGAGAGGAGAAATTTTGACTGCCCTTGCTGTGTATGGACATGATCCAACACTAAATGAAGCAAGTAGGAGATTTCATGCATTTGTAGATGACAGAAATACGCCCCTCCTCCCACCTgatataagaaag GCAGCATATGTGGCCGTAATGCAGAGAGTCAGCCCATCAAGTAGATTGGGTTTCGACTCTCTTCTGAGAGTCTATAGGGAGACGGATCTAAGCCAAGAGAAAACTCGCATTCTGA GTTCAATTGCATCGTGTCCTGACCCCAATATAGTTCTTGAAGTTCTCAACTTTGTGTTGACTTCTGAG GTTAGGAGTCAAGATGCTGTGTTTGGGCTTGCTGTTTCAAAGGAAGGAAGGGAAACAGCTTGGGCATGGCTGAAG GACAAATGGGATCACATTGAAAAAACCTGGGGTACTGGATTTTTAATAACTCGCTTCGTCAGTGCAGTTGTTTCACCG TTTGCTTCATTTGAGAAGGCCAAGGAAGTAGAGGAGTTCTTTGCAGGCCGCACCATGTCTTCAATTGCTAGAACCTTGAAGCAGAGTATTGAGCGAGTCATCATTAATGCAAAGTGGGTTCAGAGCATTCAGAATGAAAAACATTTGGCTGAGGCTGTGAAAGAATTAGCATATAGGAAATACTAG
- the LOC110611332 gene encoding aminopeptidase M1 isoform X1, producing the protein MDHFKGQPRLPKFAVPKRYAIRLKPDLSACTFAGSVSVDLDIVDHTKFIVLNAGDLSVHSSSVSFTSSKVFQPVKVELVEADEILVLEFAETLPVGVGILKIDFDGVLNDKMKGFYKSTYEHQGEKKNMAVTQFEPADARRCFPCWDEPACKAKFMITLDVPSELVALSNMPVLEEKVDGPLKTVSYQETPIMSTYLVAVVVGLFDYVEDYTSDGIKVRVYCQVGKANQGKLALNVAVKTLELYKEYFAVQYALPKLDMIAIPDFAFGAMENYGLVTYRETALLFDDKNSAAANKQRVATVVAHELAHQWFGNLVTMEWWTHLWLNEGFATWVSYLAADSLFPEWKVWTQFLDQITEGLRLDCLEESHPIEVEINHASEINEIFDAISYRKGASVIRMLQSYLGAECFQRSLASYIKKHAYSNAKTEDLWTALEEGSGEPVNELMNSWTRQKGYPVVSVKLKDQKLEFEQSQFLASGSHGDGQWIVPITLCCGSYDVHKNFLLQTKSETLDAKDSRLAEIGSAWIKLNVHQTGFYRVKYDEELSARLRYAIEKKYLTETDRFGILDDSFALCMARHQSLTSLLTLMDAYREELEYTVLSNLINVMFTSLFYSHYWFSYSINPNYVSFFSQLSYKVTSIVADATHELSDYVNQFFINLFQYSAEKLGWDPIQGESHLDAMLRGEILTALAVYGHDPTLNEASRRFHAFVDDRNTPLLPPDIRKAAYVAVMQRVSPSSRLGFDSLLRVYRETDLSQEKTRILSSIASCPDPNIVLEVLNFVLTSEVRSQDAVFGLAVSKEGRETAWAWLKDKWDHIEKTWGTGFLITRFVSAVVSPFASFEKAKEVEEFFAGRTMSSIARTLKQSIERVIINAKWVQSIQNEKHLAEAVKELAYRKY; encoded by the exons ATGGATCACTTCAAAGGACAGCCTCGCCTCCCGAAATTCGCCGTGCCGAAACGCTACGCCATCCGGCTGAAACCTGACCTATCCGCTTGCACATTCGCTGGTTCTGTTTCCGTCGACCTCGACATCGTCGACCACACCAAATTCATTGTTTTGAACGCCGGAGACCTCTCAGTTCACTCCTCCTCTGTTAGCTTCACCTCATCTAAA GTTTTTCAGCCAGTGAAAGTTGAATTGGTAGAAGCAGATGAGATATTGGTGTTGGAGTTCGCTGAGACACTTCCAGTTGGGGTGGGAATCCTCAAAATTGATTTCGACGGAGTTTTGAATGACAAAATGAAGGGATTTTACAAAAG TACTTATGAGCATCAGggtgaaaagaaaaatatggCGGTTACTCAGTTTGAGCCAGCTGATGCTAGGAGATGTTTCCCTTGTTGGGACGAGCCCGCTTGCAAG GCCAAATTCATGATCACATTGGACGTGCCATCTGAATTGGTGGCTCTTTCAAATATGCCAGTCCTTGAGGAGAAGGTGGATGGACCTTTGAAGACTGTTTCTTATCAGGAAACACCTATCATGTCTACCTATTTGGTAGCTGTCGTCGTTGGTTTGTTTGATTATGTTGAAGATTACACATCTGACG GGATCAAAGTTCGAGTGTATTGTCAAGTTGGGAAGGCGAATCAAGGGAAATTAGCATTGAATGTGGCTGTGAAGACTCTTGAATTATATAAAGA ATATTTTGCTGTTCAATATGCTCTTCCCAAGTTGGATATGATAGCAATCCCCGACTTTGCTTTTGGGGCCATGGAGAATTATGGATTAGTTACATATCGTGAGACAGCCTTGCTCTTCGATGATAAAAATTCTGCTGCTGCTAACAAGCAGAGG GTTGCTACTGTTGTTGCACATGAGCTGGCACATCAGTGGTTTGGTAATCTTGTAACAATGGAATGGTGGACTCATTTATGGCTCAATGAGGGGTTTGCAACATGG GTGAGCTATCTAGCTGCTGATAGCTTGTTTCCGGAGTGGAAGGTATGGACTCAGTTTCTTGATCAAATTACTGAAGGTCTTAGGCTTGATTGCCTTGAAGAATCCCACCCAATTGAG gtgGAGATAAATCATGCCAGTgagattaatgaaatatttgatgCGATAAGTTATCGAAAAGGTGCCTCTGTTATTCGAATGCTGCAAAGCTATCTTGGTGCTGAATGCTTTCAG AGGTCTCTTGCCTCATACATCAAAAAGCATGCTTACTCAAACGCAAAGACAGAAGATTTGTGGACTGCCCTTGAGGAGGGATCCGGTGAGCCTGTGAATGAGCTAATGAATTCATGGACAAGGCAAAAGGGGTACCCTGTTGTGTCTGTGAAACTTAAAGATCAGAAATTGGAATTTGAGCag TCACAATTCTTGGCAAGTGGTTCCCATGGAGATGGACAGTGGATTGTCCCAATAACTTTATGCTGCGGCTCATATGATGTGCATAAGAATTTCTTATTGCAAACAAAATCTGAAACCCTTGATGCTAAGGATTCCAGACTGGCAGAGATCGGAAGTGCTTGGATAAAACTTAATGTACATCAGACTGGTTTCTACAGGGTGAAATATGATGAGGAACTCTCTGCTAGACTTAGATATGCCATAGAGAAGAAATATCTGACTGAAACAGACAGATTTG GTATTTTGGATGATTCATTTGCCCTTTGTATGGCTCGTCACCAGTCTTTGACCTCGCTGCTCACTCTGATGGATGCTTACAGGGAGGAACTCGAATATACTGTGCTGTCTAACTTGATTAATGTAATGTTCACTTCTCTATTCTATTCACACTATTGGTTCAGTTATTCAATTAATCCTAATTATGTTTCCTTCTTTTCACAGTTAAGTTATAAAGTTACAAGTATTGTAGCAGATGCAACCCATGAATTATCAGACTATGTTAACCAATTTTTCATTAATCTTTTCCAGTATTCAGCAGA AAAGCTTGGCTGGGATCCTATACAAGGTGAAAGCCATCTTGACGCAATGTTGAGAGGAGAAATTTTGACTGCCCTTGCTGTGTATGGACATGATCCAACACTAAATGAAGCAAGTAGGAGATTTCATGCATTTGTAGATGACAGAAATACGCCCCTCCTCCCACCTgatataagaaag GCAGCATATGTGGCCGTAATGCAGAGAGTCAGCCCATCAAGTAGATTGGGTTTCGACTCTCTTCTGAGAGTCTATAGGGAGACGGATCTAAGCCAAGAGAAAACTCGCATTCTGA GTTCAATTGCATCGTGTCCTGACCCCAATATAGTTCTTGAAGTTCTCAACTTTGTGTTGACTTCTGAG GTTAGGAGTCAAGATGCTGTGTTTGGGCTTGCTGTTTCAAAGGAAGGAAGGGAAACAGCTTGGGCATGGCTGAAG GACAAATGGGATCACATTGAAAAAACCTGGGGTACTGGATTTTTAATAACTCGCTTCGTCAGTGCAGTTGTTTCACCG TTTGCTTCATTTGAGAAGGCCAAGGAAGTAGAGGAGTTCTTTGCAGGCCGCACCATGTCTTCAATTGCTAGAACCTTGAAGCAGAGTATTGAGCGAGTCATCATTAATGCAAAGTGGGTTCAGAGCATTCAGAATGAAAAACATTTGGCTGAGGCTGTGAAAGAATTAGCATATAGGAAATACTAG
- the LOC110611332 gene encoding aminopeptidase M1 isoform X3: MDHFKGQPRLPKFAVPKRYAIRLKPDLSACTFAGSVSVDLDIVDHTKFIVLNAGDLSVHSSSVSFTSSKVFQPVKVELVEADEILVLEFAETLPVGVGILKIDFDGVLNDKMKGFYKSTYEHQGEKKNMAVTQFEPADARRCFPCWDEPACKAKFMITLDVPSELVALSNMPVLEEKVDGPLKTVSYQETPIMSTYLVAVVVGLFDYVEDYTSDGIKVRVYCQVGKANQGKLALNVAVKTLELYKEYFAVQYALPKLDMIAIPDFAFGAMENYGLVTYRETALLFDDKNSAAANKQRVATVVAHELAHQWFGNLVTMEWWTHLWLNEGFATWVSYLAADSLFPEWKVWTQFLDQITEGLRLDCLEESHPIEVEINHASEINEIFDAISYRKGASVIRMLQSYLGAECFQRSLASYIKKHAYSNAKTEDLWTALEEGSGEPVNELMNSWTRQKGYPVVSVKLKDQKLEFEQSQFLASGSHGDGQWIVPITLCCGSYDVHKNFLLQTKSETLDAKDSRLAEIGSAWIKLNVHQTGFYRVKYDEELSARLRYAIEKKYLTETDRFGILDDSFALCMARHQSLTSLLTLMDAYREELEYTVLSNLINLSYKVTSIVADATHELSDYVNQFFINLFQYSAEKLGWDPIQGESHLDAMLRGEILTALAVYGHDPTLNEASRRFHAFVDDRNTPLLPPDIRKAAYVAVMQRVSPSSRLGFDSLLRVYRETDLSQEKTRILSSIASCPDPNIVLEVLNFVLTSEVRSQDAVFGLAVSKEGRETAWAWLKDKWDHIEKTWGTGFLITRFVSAVVSPFASFEKAKEVEEFFAGRTMSSIARTLKQSIERVIINAKWVQSIQNEKHLAEAVKELAYRKY, encoded by the exons ATGGATCACTTCAAAGGACAGCCTCGCCTCCCGAAATTCGCCGTGCCGAAACGCTACGCCATCCGGCTGAAACCTGACCTATCCGCTTGCACATTCGCTGGTTCTGTTTCCGTCGACCTCGACATCGTCGACCACACCAAATTCATTGTTTTGAACGCCGGAGACCTCTCAGTTCACTCCTCCTCTGTTAGCTTCACCTCATCTAAA GTTTTTCAGCCAGTGAAAGTTGAATTGGTAGAAGCAGATGAGATATTGGTGTTGGAGTTCGCTGAGACACTTCCAGTTGGGGTGGGAATCCTCAAAATTGATTTCGACGGAGTTTTGAATGACAAAATGAAGGGATTTTACAAAAG TACTTATGAGCATCAGggtgaaaagaaaaatatggCGGTTACTCAGTTTGAGCCAGCTGATGCTAGGAGATGTTTCCCTTGTTGGGACGAGCCCGCTTGCAAG GCCAAATTCATGATCACATTGGACGTGCCATCTGAATTGGTGGCTCTTTCAAATATGCCAGTCCTTGAGGAGAAGGTGGATGGACCTTTGAAGACTGTTTCTTATCAGGAAACACCTATCATGTCTACCTATTTGGTAGCTGTCGTCGTTGGTTTGTTTGATTATGTTGAAGATTACACATCTGACG GGATCAAAGTTCGAGTGTATTGTCAAGTTGGGAAGGCGAATCAAGGGAAATTAGCATTGAATGTGGCTGTGAAGACTCTTGAATTATATAAAGA ATATTTTGCTGTTCAATATGCTCTTCCCAAGTTGGATATGATAGCAATCCCCGACTTTGCTTTTGGGGCCATGGAGAATTATGGATTAGTTACATATCGTGAGACAGCCTTGCTCTTCGATGATAAAAATTCTGCTGCTGCTAACAAGCAGAGG GTTGCTACTGTTGTTGCACATGAGCTGGCACATCAGTGGTTTGGTAATCTTGTAACAATGGAATGGTGGACTCATTTATGGCTCAATGAGGGGTTTGCAACATGG GTGAGCTATCTAGCTGCTGATAGCTTGTTTCCGGAGTGGAAGGTATGGACTCAGTTTCTTGATCAAATTACTGAAGGTCTTAGGCTTGATTGCCTTGAAGAATCCCACCCAATTGAG gtgGAGATAAATCATGCCAGTgagattaatgaaatatttgatgCGATAAGTTATCGAAAAGGTGCCTCTGTTATTCGAATGCTGCAAAGCTATCTTGGTGCTGAATGCTTTCAG AGGTCTCTTGCCTCATACATCAAAAAGCATGCTTACTCAAACGCAAAGACAGAAGATTTGTGGACTGCCCTTGAGGAGGGATCCGGTGAGCCTGTGAATGAGCTAATGAATTCATGGACAAGGCAAAAGGGGTACCCTGTTGTGTCTGTGAAACTTAAAGATCAGAAATTGGAATTTGAGCag TCACAATTCTTGGCAAGTGGTTCCCATGGAGATGGACAGTGGATTGTCCCAATAACTTTATGCTGCGGCTCATATGATGTGCATAAGAATTTCTTATTGCAAACAAAATCTGAAACCCTTGATGCTAAGGATTCCAGACTGGCAGAGATCGGAAGTGCTTGGATAAAACTTAATGTACATCAGACTGGTTTCTACAGGGTGAAATATGATGAGGAACTCTCTGCTAGACTTAGATATGCCATAGAGAAGAAATATCTGACTGAAACAGACAGATTTG GTATTTTGGATGATTCATTTGCCCTTTGTATGGCTCGTCACCAGTCTTTGACCTCGCTGCTCACTCTGATGGATGCTTACAGGGAGGAACTCGAATATACTGTGCTGTCTAACTTGATTAAT TTAAGTTATAAAGTTACAAGTATTGTAGCAGATGCAACCCATGAATTATCAGACTATGTTAACCAATTTTTCATTAATCTTTTCCAGTATTCAGCAGA AAAGCTTGGCTGGGATCCTATACAAGGTGAAAGCCATCTTGACGCAATGTTGAGAGGAGAAATTTTGACTGCCCTTGCTGTGTATGGACATGATCCAACACTAAATGAAGCAAGTAGGAGATTTCATGCATTTGTAGATGACAGAAATACGCCCCTCCTCCCACCTgatataagaaag GCAGCATATGTGGCCGTAATGCAGAGAGTCAGCCCATCAAGTAGATTGGGTTTCGACTCTCTTCTGAGAGTCTATAGGGAGACGGATCTAAGCCAAGAGAAAACTCGCATTCTGA GTTCAATTGCATCGTGTCCTGACCCCAATATAGTTCTTGAAGTTCTCAACTTTGTGTTGACTTCTGAG GTTAGGAGTCAAGATGCTGTGTTTGGGCTTGCTGTTTCAAAGGAAGGAAGGGAAACAGCTTGGGCATGGCTGAAG GACAAATGGGATCACATTGAAAAAACCTGGGGTACTGGATTTTTAATAACTCGCTTCGTCAGTGCAGTTGTTTCACCG TTTGCTTCATTTGAGAAGGCCAAGGAAGTAGAGGAGTTCTTTGCAGGCCGCACCATGTCTTCAATTGCTAGAACCTTGAAGCAGAGTATTGAGCGAGTCATCATTAATGCAAAGTGGGTTCAGAGCATTCAGAATGAAAAACATTTGGCTGAGGCTGTGAAAGAATTAGCATATAGGAAATACTAG